The following proteins are co-located in the Besnoitia besnoiti strain Bb-Ger1 chromosome Unknown contig00007, whole genome shotgun sequence genome:
- a CDS encoding uncharacterized protein (encoded by transcript BESB_071070), with product MPDSPEVRAIGESRETDSGDVLSTVTASVDSVDSHVKAVIKASEPGDGKQGSLSKRGSLVRDDLPPLVNHQKGLNYSRSTSLEVDPKEVSDGEADGEPSPAFSSLVRASTMARRKPRPDASPAEGPSDTSAPAEDAAEVSPGPRARAFEAPAAAAAQAAHAEDNNVSFLAFRVGTLETAECRQELEEDLLGASGRPVDVREFGRAKGEGLTSFWSYFNWERGAAAAAGQPKETPSTSNKTEEDQAPKKPRGGAPVVRFQGVDSDPVEEEDDDESPSSRVRKGNSVVNMGFVDLIESLLLNHDVSGKPGRFSSSFSASELASERDSDVDSVTSADVRGHDDSLVWQMEDVLLFEDQLHAAMAAKLEQEARHMESSLRKNMVSLEAELGDDNELKMIHYEALMAGLDLTPGLDAPTDATLQRIDIATLLNLSLSNYEASMERITTSQTGSGLLSLPSEAALPFTPRRQSPTIKGSPRTWAGASGRSPLHQIQSELLRMGSTSSAESTSEDDSSEKRKDSRSPAPSTKDERG from the exons ATGCCCGATTCCCCCGAGGTTCGGGCGATAGGGGAGTCTCGAGAAACTGATTCTGGAGACGTCCTCTCTACTGTGACTGCATCCGTCGATAGCGTCGACTCCCACGTGAAGGCAGTTATAAAGGCTAGTGAACCTGGGGACGGCAAGCAAGGTTCGCTGTCTAAAAGAGGTTCCCTTGTGCGCGATGACCTGCCACCACTCGTCAACCATCAGAAAGGTCTCAACTACAGCAGGTCCACGTCCCTGGAAGTGGATCCGAAGGAGGTCTCGgacggagaggcggacggcgagccCAGCCCAGCGTTTTCGTCGCTAGTTCGTGCCAGCACCATGGCCAGGAGAAAACCCCGCCCGGACGCATCTCCCGCTGAGGGGCCTTCAGACACTTCAGcgcccgcagaagacgcggccgAGGTGTCTCCAgggccccgcgcgcgcgccttcgaggcacccgccgcagccgctgcgcaagccgcgcatgcggaggaCAACAACGTAAGTTTCCTTGCTTTCCGTGTGGGCACTCTCGAGACAGCGGAGTGCAGGCAAGAACTGGAAGAGGACCTCCTGGGCGCATCAGGACGCCCTGTGGATGTCCGTGAGTTCGGCAGAGCGAAAGGCGAAGGGTTG ACATCGTTTTGGTCTTACTTCAATTGGGAACgaggggcggccgccgctgcggggcAGCCCAAAGAGACTCCCTCCACGTCAAACAAGACAGAGGAAGATCAGGCACCGAAGAAAcctcgaggcggcgcaccCGTGGTGCGCTTTCAGGGGGTGGATAGTGACCccgtggaggaggaggacgacgacgaaagTCCATCGTCGCGTGTAAGGAAGGGCAATTCTGTTGTCAACATGGGGTTTGTCGATTTGATTGAGTCCCTCCTGCTCAACCATGACGTGAGTGGGAAGCCCGGccgcttcagcagcagctttTCAGCGAGTGAATTGGCTAGTGAAAGGGACAGCGACGTCGACTCCGTGACCTCAGCCGACGTACGCGGACACGACGATAGCCTGGTGTGGCAGATGGAAGATGTCCTTCTTTTCGAAGACCAGCTCCATGCAGCCATGGCTGCCAAGTTGGAGCAAGAGGCCCGCCACATGGAGTCATCGCTGAGGAAAAACATGGTCAGTCTTGAAGCGGAGCTAGGCGACGACAATGAGCTGAAG ATGATTCATTACGAGGCCCTGATGGCCGGCCTTGACCTGACTCCAGGGCTCGATGCGCCGACTGATGCAACACTCCAGCGCATCGACATCGCCACGCTGTTGAATCTGTCCCTCTCAAACTACG AAGCGTCGATGGAGAGGATCACTACCTCGCAAACAGGCAGCGGATTATTGTCGCTTCCTTCTGAAG CTGCACTCCCCttcacgccgcggcggcaatCGCCCACCATCAAAGGAAGTCCGCGGACGTGGGCTGGAGCGAGCGGCCGGTCCCCCCTGCATCAGATCCAGTCGGAGCTCCTCCGCATGGGCAGCACGAGTAGCGCTGAGTCGACTTCGGAGGACGACTCTTCGGAAAAGCGGAAAGACAGCAGGAGCCCCGCGCCCTCGACCAAGGATGAGAGGGGCTAG